The following are encoded together in the Oncorhynchus kisutch isolate 150728-3 linkage group LG8, Okis_V2, whole genome shotgun sequence genome:
- the LOC109894940 gene encoding G protein-coupled receptor kinase 5-like isoform X1, with amino-acid sequence MELENIVANTVLLKAREGGGGKRKGRSKKWKEILRFPHISQCTELGNSIDRDYISLCEKQPIGRLLFRLYCETRPELLRCIHLLDAMDDYELVPDEKRKSRGDQIIGKFLSKQSSECVEAAESLAEQCRENLELHPCKEIFSDCRKALHHYLRGAPFLDYQNSMYFDRFLQWKMLERQPIAKDTFRQYRVLGKGGFGEVCACQVRATGKMYACKKLEKKRIKKRKGESMALNEKQILEKVNSRFVVSLAYAYETKDALCLVLTLMNGGDLKFHIYSMGTPGFEKDRVQFYAAQICCGLDHLHQESIVYRDLKPENILLDDNGHIRISDLGLAIKVAEGDPIRGRVGTVGYMAPEVINNERYGMSPDWWGLGCLIYEMTAGHSPFRARKERVKREEVEKRVQEEEEEYSDKFTEDTKAICRVLLTKDPKQRLGCTAEGSSGVKAHCFFRNINFKRLEAGIQEPSFVPDPRAVYCKDVLDIEQFSTVKGVNLDQTDNDFYFKFSTGCVSIPWQHEMIDTECFSDLNVFGPQGTRPPDLDWNTPPEPPRRSLLDRIFRRHHPEVSIANSRLSSCSVNSVDSMSNSAP; translated from the exons gtggAGGAGGGAAGCGGAAAGGGAGGAGTAAGAAATGGAAGGAGATCCTTCGCTTCCCCCACATCAGCCAATGCACTGAGCTGGGCAACAGCATCG ATCGGGACTACATAAGCCTGTGTGAGAAGCAGCCTATCGGCAGACTGCTGTTCCGCCTGTACTGTGAGACCAGACCGGAATTGCTACGATGCATCCACCTACTGGACGccatg GACGACTATGAGCTGGTGCCTGATGAGAAACGGAAAAGCAGAGGAGATCAGATTATTGGGAAGTTCCTGTCTAAACAG tcatccGAGTGTGTGGAGGCAGCAGAGAGCCTTGCTGAGCAGTGTAGAGAGAACCTGGAGCTCCACCCCTGCAAGGAGATCTTCAGTGACTGTCGCAA AGCTCTCCATCACTACCTGAGAGGAGCTCCCTTCTTGGACTATCAGAACAGCATGTACTTTGACCGTTTCCTACAGTGGAAGATGCTGGAGAG GCAGCCAATAGCCAAGGATACGTTTCGACAGTACAGAGTACTGGGGAAGGGTGGATTCGGAGAG GTGTGTGCGTGCCAGGTGCGAGCCACAGGGAAGATGTATGCCTGTAAGAAGTTAGAAAAGAAGAGGATtaagaagaggaaaggagagtccATGGCCCTCAATGAGAAACAAATACTAGAGAAGGTCAACAGCAGATTTGTT GTGAGTTTAGCGTATGCCTATGAGACCAAAGACGCTCTGTGTCTAGTGTTGACCTTAATGAATGGAGGAGATCTGAAGTTCCACATCTATAGCATGGGGACTCCAGGCTTTGAGAAGGACAGGGTCCAGTTCTATGCTGCCCAGATCTGCTGCGGCCTGGACCACCTACACCAGGAATCCATCGTCTACAG GGATTTAAAACCAGAGAATATTTTATTAGATGATAATG GACACATCCGGATCTCAGATCTGGGCCTGGCCATCAAAGTGGCTGAAGGGGACCCCATACGAGGCAGagtgggaacagtgggttacatGG ctccgGAGGTGATCAACAACGAGCGCTATGGGATGAGTCCAGACTGGTGGGGGCTGGGATGTCTCATCTACGAGATGACCGCTGGACACTCACCCTTCCGCGCACGCAAAGAACGAGTGAAgcgggaggaggtggagaagagggtgcaagaggaagaggaggagtacaGCGACAAGTTTACAGAAGACACCAAGGCCATCTGTAGGGTG ctgTTGACCAAAGATCCTAAGCAGAGACTGGGCTGTACAGCAGAGGGGTCATCAGGGGTGAAGGCTCACTGCTTCTTCAGGAACATCAACTTTAAAAGGCTGGAGGCAGGCATCCAGGAGCCCTCCTTCGTACCGGAC CCCCGGGCGGTGTACTGTAAGGATGTGTTGGACATTGAGCAGTTCTCTACAGTCAAGGGAGTAAATCTGGACCAAACCGACAACGACTTCTACTTCAAATTCTCTACAGGCTGCGTGTCCATCCCATGGCAGCACGAG ATGATAGATACAGAGTGTTTCAGTGATCTGAACGTGTTTGGGCCCCAGGGGACCAGACCCCCAGATCTGGACTGGAACACCCCCCCCGAGCCTCCCCGACGCAGCCTGCTGGACAGGATCTTCAGGAGACAT caccCCGAGGTGTCCATTGCCAACAGCCGCTTGTCTTCCTGCAGTGTGAACTCGGTGGACTCCATGTCAAACTCTGCCCCCTAG
- the LOC109894940 gene encoding G protein-coupled receptor kinase 5-like isoform X2 produces the protein MELENIVANTVLLKAREGGGGKRKGRSKKWKEILRFPHISQCTELGNSIDRDYISLCEKQPIGRLLFRLYCETRPELLRCIHLLDAMDDYELVPDEKRKSRGDQIIGKFLSKQSSECVEAAESLAEQCRENLELHPCKEIFSDCRKALHHYLRGAPFLDYQNSMYFDRFLQWKMLERQPIAKDTFRQYRVLGKGGFGEVCACQVRATGKMYACKKLEKKRIKKRKGESMALNEKQILEKVNSRFVVSLAYAYETKDALCLVLTLMNGGDLKFHIYSMGTPGFEKDRVQFYAAQICCGLDHLHQESIVYRDLKPENILLDDNGHIRISDLGLAIKVAEGDPIRGRVGTVGYMAPEVINNERYGMSPDWWGLGCLIYEMTAGHSPFRARKERVKREEVEKRVQEEEEEYSDKFTEDTKAICRVLLTKDPKQRLGCTAEGSSGVKAHCFFRNINFKRLEAGIQEPSFVPDPRAVYCKDVLDIEQFSTVKGVNLDQTDNDFYFKFSTGCVSIPWQHEMIDTECFSDLNVFGPQGTRPPDLDWNTPPEPPRRSLLDRIFRRHVRAHTQDRTPRCPLPTAACLPAV, from the exons gtggAGGAGGGAAGCGGAAAGGGAGGAGTAAGAAATGGAAGGAGATCCTTCGCTTCCCCCACATCAGCCAATGCACTGAGCTGGGCAACAGCATCG ATCGGGACTACATAAGCCTGTGTGAGAAGCAGCCTATCGGCAGACTGCTGTTCCGCCTGTACTGTGAGACCAGACCGGAATTGCTACGATGCATCCACCTACTGGACGccatg GACGACTATGAGCTGGTGCCTGATGAGAAACGGAAAAGCAGAGGAGATCAGATTATTGGGAAGTTCCTGTCTAAACAG tcatccGAGTGTGTGGAGGCAGCAGAGAGCCTTGCTGAGCAGTGTAGAGAGAACCTGGAGCTCCACCCCTGCAAGGAGATCTTCAGTGACTGTCGCAA AGCTCTCCATCACTACCTGAGAGGAGCTCCCTTCTTGGACTATCAGAACAGCATGTACTTTGACCGTTTCCTACAGTGGAAGATGCTGGAGAG GCAGCCAATAGCCAAGGATACGTTTCGACAGTACAGAGTACTGGGGAAGGGTGGATTCGGAGAG GTGTGTGCGTGCCAGGTGCGAGCCACAGGGAAGATGTATGCCTGTAAGAAGTTAGAAAAGAAGAGGATtaagaagaggaaaggagagtccATGGCCCTCAATGAGAAACAAATACTAGAGAAGGTCAACAGCAGATTTGTT GTGAGTTTAGCGTATGCCTATGAGACCAAAGACGCTCTGTGTCTAGTGTTGACCTTAATGAATGGAGGAGATCTGAAGTTCCACATCTATAGCATGGGGACTCCAGGCTTTGAGAAGGACAGGGTCCAGTTCTATGCTGCCCAGATCTGCTGCGGCCTGGACCACCTACACCAGGAATCCATCGTCTACAG GGATTTAAAACCAGAGAATATTTTATTAGATGATAATG GACACATCCGGATCTCAGATCTGGGCCTGGCCATCAAAGTGGCTGAAGGGGACCCCATACGAGGCAGagtgggaacagtgggttacatGG ctccgGAGGTGATCAACAACGAGCGCTATGGGATGAGTCCAGACTGGTGGGGGCTGGGATGTCTCATCTACGAGATGACCGCTGGACACTCACCCTTCCGCGCACGCAAAGAACGAGTGAAgcgggaggaggtggagaagagggtgcaagaggaagaggaggagtacaGCGACAAGTTTACAGAAGACACCAAGGCCATCTGTAGGGTG ctgTTGACCAAAGATCCTAAGCAGAGACTGGGCTGTACAGCAGAGGGGTCATCAGGGGTGAAGGCTCACTGCTTCTTCAGGAACATCAACTTTAAAAGGCTGGAGGCAGGCATCCAGGAGCCCTCCTTCGTACCGGAC CCCCGGGCGGTGTACTGTAAGGATGTGTTGGACATTGAGCAGTTCTCTACAGTCAAGGGAGTAAATCTGGACCAAACCGACAACGACTTCTACTTCAAATTCTCTACAGGCTGCGTGTCCATCCCATGGCAGCACGAG ATGATAGATACAGAGTGTTTCAGTGATCTGAACGTGTTTGGGCCCCAGGGGACCAGACCCCCAGATCTGGACTGGAACACCCCCCCCGAGCCTCCCCGACGCAGCCTGCTGGACAGGATCTTCAGGAGACATGTGAGGGCACacacacaggatcg caccCCGAGGTGTCCATTGCCAACAGCCGCTTGTCTTCCTGCAGTGTGA